The Gemmobacter aquarius genome contains the following window.
GCCGCCCCGAACACTGGGCCGACCGCATCGCCACCGTCACGACCAAAGGCATGGCCGCCATCGCCGACCCGACGCTCGAACGCTGGCTCGGCCGCACCTGGCGCACCCACCCCGCCATGCCCCGCCTGCGCGCCCACCTGCTGCAAACCAACCCCCAAGGCTGGGCAGGCTGCGCCGCCGCCATCGCGGGCAGCGATTTCTACCAGACCACCGCCACCCTGCGCCTGCCCACACTGTGCATCGCCGCCGCAAATGACGCCTCGACCCCGCCCGACCTGATGCGAGAAACCGCCGACCTCATCCCCGGCCACCGCTTTGCGCTGATGCGCGGCACGGGCCACATCCCCCCCGTCGAGAAGCCCGCCGAATACGCCGCCCTCATCGGGCAGTTCCTGTCGGACATCGGCCATGTCTGACTTCCTGCTGATCCACGGCACCGCCCACGGCGCATGGTGCTGGGGCGCTACCATCGCCGCCCTGAAAGCCCTCGGCCACCACGCCCGCGCCATCGACCTGCCGGGCTGCGGGGCCGACCCCACCCCCGCGCACCAAGCCACCCTCGACGCCTGCGCCACCGCCATCCTGAACGCCATGGCCGGCCAAACCATCCTCGTCGGCCACTCCGCCGCAGGCTTCCCCATCACCGCCGCCGCCGAGCGTGACCCCACCCATATCGCAGCCCTCGTCTACCTCGCCGCCTACGTCCCCCACCCCCACCAGACCCTTGCCGACATGCGCCGCGCCGGCCCCTCGCAGCCGCTGAAAGGCGCCTTCCGCCTGACACCCGACCGCCAATCCTTCACCTTCGATCCCGCAATCGCCGCCGACCGCTTCTACCACGACTGCCCGCCCGACATCGCCGCCATGGCCCTCGCAAGTCTCACCCCCCAACCCACAGCCCCGCAGGAAACCGCGCTCCCCTCCACGGCCAAGGCCGCAAGCCTGCCCCGCCACTACATCCGCTGCACCGCCGACCGCACCATCCCCCCCGCCTACCAGACCACCATGGCCGCAGGCATCCCCCTGACCGATCTTCCCACCGGCCACTCCCCCTTCCTTTCCGCCCCCGCAGCCCTCGCGCAACGCCTGTCGGAAATCGCGGCAAGCACCCTCGCGCGCCCCGCCCGAAGCGGATAAACCCTGCCCATGCAAAACCGCCTCGCGCTGACCTTCATCCTGATCACCGTCACCCTCGATGCCATCGGCATCGGCCTGATCTTTCCGGTCATGCCCGACCTGATCCAAAGCGTCACCCATGGCGACCTCAGCCAGGCGGCGATCTGGGGCGGCATCCTCTCCACCTCCTATGCCGTGATGCAGTTCCTCTTCGGCCCGATCATCGGTGCCGCGTCCGACCGCTACGGACGCCGCCCGATCCTGCTCGTCTCGCTCCTGATCATGGGTGTCGACTACCTCGTCCTCGCCATGGCCCCCACGATCTGGCTGCTCCTGCTCGGCCGCGTCGTCGCGGGCATCGCTGCGGCAACCTATGCCACCGCCACCGCCTATATCGCCGACATCACCCCGCCCGAGGAGCGCGGCCGCCGCTTCGGCCTGATCGGCGCCTGCTTCGGCATCGGCTTTGTCGCAGGCCCGCTGCTCGGCGGCCTTTTGTCCACCATCCACCTGCACGCACCCTTCTACGCCGCAGCCGCCCTCGCCTTCGCCAACCTCGCGCTCGGGTTCTTCGTGCTGCCCGAAACCGTGACCGATGCGACCCGCCGCCCCTTCTCGCTGGCCCGCGCCAACCCGCTCGGCGCACTCCGCGCCGTGTCGCGCCTGCCTGCCCTGCGCCGCATCCTTCTCACTTTCCTGATCCTCGGCATCGCGATGAACGTCTATCCGGCGATCTGGGCCTATTACGGCCAGGCCCGCTTCGGCTGGGACAGCCGGATGATCGGCATCTCGCTCGCCGTCTACGGCGTCTCCTTCGCCGTGGGTCAAGCCCTGCTCGTCGGCCCGCTGATCCGCCGCTTCGGCGAACACCGCGCCGCGCATTATGGCATGTGGGTCGACATCACCACGCTCGCAGGCCTCGGCCTCGTCACCCACGGCGCAGCCGCCCTGATCCTGACCCCGATCACCGCGCTCGGCGGCGTCGTCACCCCCGCCCTGCAGGCGCTGGCCAGCCGCAGCGTCAGCGCCGACGCGCAGGGCGAGCTGCAGGGCGTGCTCTCCTCGCTCAACGCCATCGCCATGATCACCGCCCCCCTCGTGATGACCTCGGTCTTTTCGGCCTTCACCGCCCCCGGCGCTCCCGTCTTCGCCCCCGGCGCGCCCTTCCTCGTCGCCTCGGCGCTGATGGTGCTTTGCCTCATCCTCCACGTCACGACACCCAAAAGCGTCACGCCCGCGTCGTAAACCGCTGCGCCCCGCCGCGCACCGCCCCCTAGCTTCTCCTTGGTTCAAATATCCTCGGGGGGTCCGGGGGGCAGACAGCCCCCCGGCGCCTGCCGCAAAACCTGCCGCAGCAAAAAGGGCCCTACCATGAAGCTCAAAGACCTCGAAATCTTCGTCGTGGCCCCCCCCTATCCGGGCTGGGGCGGGCGCTACTGGATCTTCACCAAACTCACCACCGACAACGGCATCACAGGCTACGGCGAATGCTACGCCTCGACCGTCGGCCCAAAGGCGATGAAAGCGGTGATCGAGGACGTCTTCGAACGCCACATGCAGGGCCAGTCGCCCGAAAACATCGAATGGATGTTCCGCCGCGCCTATTCGTCAGGCTTCACCCAACGCCCCGACCCCACCGTGATGGGCGCCTTCTCCGGCCTTGAAATCGCTTGCTGGGATATCCTTGGCAAAGCCCGCAACCGCCCCGTCTGGGCGCTTCTGGGCGGCAAGATGAACGACCGCATCCGCAGCTACACCTACCTCTACCCCGAACCGGGACAGGAATCGGCCGAATTCTGGGTCGACCCCGATGCCGCCGCAAGCGCCGCCCTGCGCTTTGCCGACCTCGGCTTCACGGCCGTAAAATTCGACCCCGCAGGCCCCTACACCATAAGGGGCGGCCACGAACCCGCCATGTCCGACATCACCCGCTCGGTCGCCTTCTGCAAGGCGATCCGCGAAGCTGTGGGCGACCGCGTCGACCTCCTCTTCGGCACCCACGGCCAGTTCACCACGCCGGGTGCCATCCGCATGGGCATGGCGCTCGAACCCTACAACCCGCTCTGGTACGAAGAACCGATCCCGCCGGACAACCTGCTTGAATTCGCCGAAGTGGCCAAATCCGTCCGCGTCCCCCTCGCAACGGGCGAACGCCTCACCACCAAATACGAATTCGGCGCGCTGCTCCGCCATGGCGGGGTGAAAATCCTGCAACCCGCGCTCGGTCGCGTGGGCGGCATATGGGAGGCCAAGAAAATCGCCGCCATCGCCGAAATCTACAACGCCGAAATGGCCCCGCATCTTTACGCAGGCCCCGTAGAATGGGCGGCCAACGTGCATCTCGCGGCCTCGATCCCCAACCTGCTGATCGCGGAAACCATCGAAACCGGCGGCGCCTTCCACCTGCAACTGATCAAGAACACGATCAAATGGGAGGGCGGCTATATCCTGCCCCCCGATGCCCCGGGCCTCGGGATCGACTTCGACGAAGACCTCGCCCGCGCCCACCCCTTCACCGGAACCGGCCTGCATCTGCAAATGCAGGAAGCGCCCTGCGACTATTCCAACGGCAACCGCTTCGAAGGCGGCGCCCCGTCAAAGCGCGACTGACGGGCCAAGCGCGACTGACGGGAAATTCCCGTCACCCGGCGGGGCGGTTCTTGCGGAACATCCGCCCCGCCCCGCTGTTTGGCATGCGACGGCCCCCTGCGGGCTTTTCCGCAGGACCGAACATATGCCCCCCGTGCCATTGCCCGACCCCGAACGCGTGCCCCCCCCCGTGGCGAAGGAAAAACCCGCCCGGCGCGATGCGGGCACACCCGACCCGCTTCACCCTACCGTCTTTCACGAACCCTGGTGGCTCGACGCCGCCGCCCCGAACGGCTGGCACGAGGTCACGGCAACCACCAACGGCCGCATCACAGGCCGCCTGCCCTACCTCTTGCGCCCGTCCCGCTTGGGCGGTGCTGCGCTGACCATGCCCGATTACTGCCACTTCCTCGGCCCCGCCATCGATGCAGGCAATGGCGCGCCAACCAACCGCGCCCTGCGCCGTGACCAGATCATCCGCGACCTGATCGCCGCCCTTCCCCCGCACGGCCATTTCACCCAACGCATGCACCGCGGTCTGCCCGACATCATGGCCTTTTCCGAAGCGGGCTTCCAAACCTTCGTCCAGTTCACCTATGAAATCGCACCCGACCGGCCCGAGTCCCTGTGGTCCGCCATGCGCGACAAGACCCGCAACACGATCCGCCGCGCCGAAGATCGCTACAGCGTGACCGACAGCCTTTCACCCACCGATTTCGCCGCATTCTACACCGCCAACGCCAATGCCAGCGGCGCACCCTCCTACTACCGCGCAGCCGATATCGCCCGTGTCACCGCCGCCGCCCTGTCGCACGACCGGGGCCGCATTCTCGCCGCCCTGACACCGCAGGGCGCGATCAGCGCCGCCATCTTCTGCATCTGGGACGCGACCGCCTGCTACTACCTCTTGTCCATGCGCGACCGCGGCGCCGAAAACGGCGCGACCGGACTTCTGCTCTGGCAGGCGATACGCCACGCCGCCGCACGCGGCCTGATCTTCGACTTCGACGGCCTGCTCACGCGCGGCAACCGCGTCTTCTTCACCGGCTTCGGCGGCACGGTGCATCCGCGCTACATAGCCAAACGCCAAACCCTCGCCAGCCGCATCGCCACGCGCATCCCGTCGCGCCTGCGGCGCCTGACCTGAAGGCAATGGCGATTCCGGAGG
Protein-coding sequences here:
- the pcaD gene encoding 3-oxoadipate enol-lactonase, translated to MPHIYLPDLRLNAQLTGPANGAPLVLLHALGTDLSIWDDLIPLLPESLKILTLDMRGHGASDCPAPPYAMGALIRDTERAIDHFGLKDAAVLGLSIGGLIAQGLAVKRLDLVRALILSNTAAKIGRPEHWADRIATVTTKGMAAIADPTLERWLGRTWRTHPAMPRLRAHLLQTNPQGWAGCAAAIAGSDFYQTTATLRLPTLCIAAANDASTPPDLMRETADLIPGHRFALMRGTGHIPPVEKPAEYAALIGQFLSDIGHV
- a CDS encoding alpha/beta fold hydrolase, whose protein sequence is MSDFLLIHGTAHGAWCWGATIAALKALGHHARAIDLPGCGADPTPAHQATLDACATAILNAMAGQTILVGHSAAGFPITAAAERDPTHIAALVYLAAYVPHPHQTLADMRRAGPSQPLKGAFRLTPDRQSFTFDPAIAADRFYHDCPPDIAAMALASLTPQPTAPQETALPSTAKAASLPRHYIRCTADRTIPPAYQTTMAAGIPLTDLPTGHSPFLSAPAALAQRLSEIAASTLARPARSG
- a CDS encoding TCR/Tet family MFS transporter — translated: MQNRLALTFILITVTLDAIGIGLIFPVMPDLIQSVTHGDLSQAAIWGGILSTSYAVMQFLFGPIIGAASDRYGRRPILLVSLLIMGVDYLVLAMAPTIWLLLLGRVVAGIAAATYATATAYIADITPPEERGRRFGLIGACFGIGFVAGPLLGGLLSTIHLHAPFYAAAALAFANLALGFFVLPETVTDATRRPFSLARANPLGALRAVSRLPALRRILLTFLILGIAMNVYPAIWAYYGQARFGWDSRMIGISLAVYGVSFAVGQALLVGPLIRRFGEHRAAHYGMWVDITTLAGLGLVTHGAAALILTPITALGGVVTPALQALASRSVSADAQGELQGVLSSLNAIAMITAPLVMTSVFSAFTAPGAPVFAPGAPFLVASALMVLCLILHVTTPKSVTPAS
- a CDS encoding mandelate racemase/muconate lactonizing enzyme family protein, which translates into the protein MKLKDLEIFVVAPPYPGWGGRYWIFTKLTTDNGITGYGECYASTVGPKAMKAVIEDVFERHMQGQSPENIEWMFRRAYSSGFTQRPDPTVMGAFSGLEIACWDILGKARNRPVWALLGGKMNDRIRSYTYLYPEPGQESAEFWVDPDAAASAALRFADLGFTAVKFDPAGPYTIRGGHEPAMSDITRSVAFCKAIREAVGDRVDLLFGTHGQFTTPGAIRMGMALEPYNPLWYEEPIPPDNLLEFAEVAKSVRVPLATGERLTTKYEFGALLRHGGVKILQPALGRVGGIWEAKKIAAIAEIYNAEMAPHLYAGPVEWAANVHLAASIPNLLIAETIETGGAFHLQLIKNTIKWEGGYILPPDAPGLGIDFDEDLARAHPFTGTGLHLQMQEAPCDYSNGNRFEGGAPSKRD
- a CDS encoding GNAT family N-acetyltransferase, which produces MPPVPLPDPERVPPPVAKEKPARRDAGTPDPLHPTVFHEPWWLDAAAPNGWHEVTATTNGRITGRLPYLLRPSRLGGAALTMPDYCHFLGPAIDAGNGAPTNRALRRDQIIRDLIAALPPHGHFTQRMHRGLPDIMAFSEAGFQTFVQFTYEIAPDRPESLWSAMRDKTRNTIRRAEDRYSVTDSLSPTDFAAFYTANANASGAPSYYRAADIARVTAAALSHDRGRILAALTPQGAISAAIFCIWDATACYYLLSMRDRGAENGATGLLLWQAIRHAAARGLIFDFDGLLTRGNRVFFTGFGGTVHPRYIAKRQTLASRIATRIPSRLRRLT